Part of the bacterium genome, CCGACCCCGACGTCGTCAACATCATCCCATTGCCCACCGCCAAGAAGCACCGCGTGGTGCCGCTGTTCAAAATCGGCAACCGTCTCACGGTGGCGATGGCCGATCCGCTCGACATGGTGGCCATCGATGAGGTGCGTTACCGCACCGGCCTGATGGTCAACCGCGCGGTGGCCACGCCGGAGGACATCGATGCGGCCATCACGCAGTTTTACACCGTGGCCGACAGCGTCGAGCGCGCCATCCATGATGTGCCCGCCGGCGCCGTCACCGCCGCCGAAGACGCGCCGGTGGTGCGTCTGGTCGATGTGCTCCTAAGCGAGGCGGTCAAGCAACGCGCCTCCGATCTGCACATTGAACCGGATGACGGCGTGCTGCGGGTGCGTTTCCGCGTCGACGGTGTCCTGCGCGAAGAGGCCCAGCCTCCGGTGCATCTGCATCCGGCGATTGTCTCGCGCATCAAGGTCATGGCGGGGATGGATGTCTCCGAGAAGCGCATCCCGCAGGATGGCCGCTTCGCCATGCACGCCCCGCAGGGGCCGGTCGACATGCGTGTGTCCACCATTCCCACCATCCACGGCGAAAAAGCGGTGGTGCGTCTCCTCTCACGGCAGACCGGCGGGATGACCCTGGCGCAACTGGGGCTTTCCAGCGGGCACGAGGAGTCGTTGCGGGCTCAATTGCACGCCACCGAGGGGATGATCCTCATCTGCGGTCCGACCTCATCGGGCAAGACCACGACCTTGTATGCCGCATTGCGGGAAATCACTTCGCCGGAAAAGAACATTGTAACGGTCGAAGATCCGGTCGAGTATGCGCTGGCGACCGTCAACCAGGTTCAGGTCAACGAGAAGGCGGGACTGACCTTCCCGTTGTGTCTGCGCGCCTTTTTGCGACAGAACCCGGATGTGATCATGGTCGGTGAGGTGCGCGATGCGCCCACCGCGCAGATCGCGGTGCGCGCGGCGATGACCGGGCATCTGGTGCTCTCCACCATCCACACCATCGATGCCGCGGCCGCGGCGCATCGGCTGGTCGACATCGGTGTCGAGCCGTTCCTGGTGGCCACCGCGCTGCGGGCGGTGGTGGCGCAGCGTCTCGTGCGCCGGCTCTGCAACGACTGCGCCACGCCGGTCACGCCCTCGCCCGCGGTCGCCGAGCAATTGGGCATTGACCTGTTCGGCGCGCAGGGGCAGTGGCGCCGCGCGGTGGGATGCCGCATGTGTCGGGGCACGGGTTACTCCGGCCAGATTGGCGTCTTTGAGATGTTTGCGGTCAATGAATCCCTGCGGCAGATGATTGCCGAGGGCCACAGCGCGGCCGCCATCCGCGACAGATTGCGCGAGAGTGGATTCGAGACCATGCGCGATCAGGCGCGTCGGCTGGTGGCCGAAGGTGTGACGACCGCCGAGGAAGTCCTGCGGGTTGTACCGCGGCGAGTGGAAGCGTGGGAATCGGTCGCTTAACCCGGAGACTGTAAGCCGCAATGGCCGTTTTTCAATACACCGCCGCCAATCGCCTGGGGAAGACTGTCCATGGGCGCATCGAGGCCGACAGTGTCGGGGCCGCCGGCGCCGTGCTGGACCGTCAGGGACTTATCCCGCTGCAGGTGGCGCCAGCCTTTTCCGTGGCCGAATGGCGCCGCCGTCTCTCCGGCGGATTGCGCTGGCCGATCGAAGAGAAGATTCTCTTTACACAGAAACTGTCCTCGTTGCTGAAGGCGGGTATTCCGATTCTGACGGTGCTGCAGTTGGTGGCATCGCAAACGCGGAACCCCCAAGTGGCGGCGGCCATTCGCGAGGTCGCCGACCGGGTGGCCGGCGGCGCGACTTTCTCCGAGGCGTTGGCCGCGGCCCCGGGATTGTTTGACCGCGTCTATCTCGGCGCCATCCTCGCCGGCGAGGCCACCGGACGCCTCGATTCGATCCTCGAGCAGACCGCGCTTTACCTTGAGCGCGAGATGAACACGCGCCGCCAGGTGAAGGAAACGCTGCGCTATCCCATCATGGTGATCATCGCCATGACAATAGCGGCGGCGATCATTCTGAAATTCGTCGTGCCGCAGTTCCTCACCTTCTATGCCAATTTCCACACCGATCTGCCGCTGCCGACCCGGATCCTGATGGGCGTGGCCGCCTGGTTCAACCGTCTCTGGTGGATTCTGGGATTGGCGGCGCTGGCCGGCGGGGTGGCGATGTGGCGCTGGGTCAGAACGCCACGCGGACGGCGCTGGCTGGACCGCAAACTTCTGCGCCTGCCGATCGCCGGCGGGTTGTTCCTCAAGGTCGCGGTCAGCCGTTTCTGCCGCCTCTTCGGTGTGCTTTACTCGGCGGGTGTGCCCGCCACCAGCGCGCTGGACACGGTGGAAGCGGGCGTGGGCAATGTCGTGGTGGCGGCCGATGTCCGGGCGTTGCGCGAACGGATCATCCAGGGTGAGCCGGTCAGCCCCCGTCCCGACAGCGCCAGCATGCCGGAGTTGGTCTATCAGATGATGGCGATCGGGTTTGAATCCGGGGATGTGGACCGGATGCTGACCGAGACGGCGCGGCACTTCGAGCAGGAAGTCGACTATGACGTGCGGCGGCTCAACGAGCGGATCCAGCCGGTGCTGTTGGCGGTGCTGGCCGCGGGCGTGTTGTTGCTGGCATTGGCTGTACTATTGCCAACGTGGAACCTGATTTCACTGTTCCGACAATAACATGACCGTGACAGTCATATATGATGCGCGGTGCGCAAGAAATCGGCCGAGCTGCCGATAGCCAAATTAAGCAGCGCTGAGATTAGAAGCTCGGGGCAGCCGAGAAGTGACAACAGTATGGGGAGGACGCACATGAGTAAGTTCCGCTCATGGAAAAACGATCAGTCGGGTTTCACGCTGATCGAGTTGGTGATCATCATTGTGGTGCTTGGCATTCTGGCGGCCGTGGCCATACCGCGCTACTTCGATATGGTTTCGGAGGCGAAGGAATCGTCGTGCAAGGGAGCGCTGGGCGGTCTGCGTTCGGGCATTTCGATCTGGTACGCCAACCAGGCGTTGACGACCGGGACGGCGTCGTGGCCGGCGATTGACTCGCTGCGGACCGTCGGCGTGGTGATGGCGGGCGCAATTCCGCCGAACCCGTACCAGACCAACGCGCCGGATTCGATCGTGACGGGCGTGACCAAGGGCACGATCGTCGGCACGCGCGGCGGCTGGGCCTACAAGCCATCGACCGGCGAGATCTGGCCGAACACCAACACCGCCGGCGAGAACAATTTCTAAATCGCCGATGCGAGGGGCGTCATCGGTGTTGCGTCGGCGCGAGCCGATCGACGCCATGATCAGCGTGCGCGCACAACGCCACCAATCCGATCGTGCGGGAGTGGATTTCCGTCCGCTTCCGCGCCGTCGCTGTCCACGGAACGCGGGGTTCACCCTGATCGAACTGGTCATTGTGATCGTGGTCCTGGGCGTCATGGCGGCGGTGGCCATCCCGGTCATCGGCACGATCCTGGAATCGTCAAAGGAGACCGCCACCAAGGAAGAGATGCAGCGCTTGGCGCGGGCGGTGGCCGGGGCCGATACCGGTGGCGATCGGGGGTACGAAGGCGATGTCGGCCGACTGCCGGGCACACTGGTGGACCTGGCCGTCAAGCCGGCGTCCGTGCCGGCCTGGGATCCGTTCACCCATGTCGGCTGGAACGGGCCCTACATCGACAGCACCCGCGGCGACTACCTCTATGACGCCTGGGGACAGTTGTACGTCTATGACACGCTCACACGCACCCTTGAGAGCAATGGGTCAGGCAGCGCGATCACGATTTCGTTCTAAGCAGGTCAGCGACGGATGCATATGAAGCGGCATGGCGACCAGCGCGGGTTCACCCTGATCGAAGTTCTGATGACGATCGTCATCATCGGGATCCTCGCGGCCGTGGCCATGCGTTCGGTGCAATCGTCGATCGACAGTTCACGGATCCGCGAGACGCAGGCGGAGATGGACGAGTTGATTGCCGCCATCGCCGGCAATCCCGATCTCTACAACAACGGTTTGCGTTCCGACTTCGGCTACGTGGGCGACATCGGCGCGGTGCCCACATCGCTGGACAACCTGATCAGCAATCCCGGCGGCTACGTCACATGGAAGGGGCCGTATGTCAGCCGGCGATTCGCGCAGGACGCGCAGGGATTCAAGAAAGACGCCTGGGGCAACGACTACACCTTCACCGATGGCATCACGCTGGCATCAACCGGTGGCGGCGCGGTGCCAATGACCAAGTCGGCGGCAGCGTCCGCGGCCGACTTGACCGCGACGTCGATTACGGGGACCGTGACCGACGCCGCGGGCAACCCCCCGGGGGATTCCGCCATCGCCGTGACGGTGAGCATATCCTATCCCGACGGAGCCGGCGGCACGACTTCGGCCTCGACGAATCCCAGCGCGGGCGGATCGTTCACCTTTAACTCGATCCCGGTGGGCGTGCGTCAGTTGACGGCGGTCTATCGCGCGACCAACGACACGGCGGCCGCCTACGTGGCGTCGCTTCCCGGCGACGGCGCGACGGCAGTGCTCCGTTTGCCGGGCGCGCCGTTTGCGGCATCGGGCGGCGGCGGAGGCGGTGGAACCGGCGGCCTCGAGTTCGTTTTCGGATCAGCATCATCTCCCAACCAACACATTTACTTCTCGGTCTGGAATTCCGGGTCGAGCCCGGTCTCTGTCAGTTCGCTGACGGCCAATTGGACCACCACCGCCTATTATCAGATCATCCGCTGGGGCGGTACCATCGTCTTTAACAGCGCCAATCCCAAGGCGGGACGCGGCGAGTTGGTGACGTTCAGCGCGCCGCAGACGCTCGCCGCCGGACAGTTTGTGCAGATCCGGCTGGAGAACTTCACGAACGCGGTCAACGGCGGCGCGAACGTCTCGTTTACCAACGAAGTGTTCAGCATCCAATTCAGCAACGGCTCGTCGATCGCCTTTAACAGCAATTGATGCCTATGGCCAACGATACCGCCCATCCTCCGATCGCCGCGCCGGACACCGTGTCCGAGGTGGTCGTATTGCCACCCGCGACGATGGGTGTCGGTCCGGCGACCGAGGACAGCGTCGGACACCGTCCCAGCTTCCAGTGGGGCGCGCCGGCACGGCGGTCTTCACGCCGCACGACGGTCGGAATTGAGTACGACGGGCGTCGGCTGCTCGTGATCGGGGCCGCGATGCGCGGCGAGCGCGCGACGGCTATCAATCAGATCCTGCGCACCAGTTTCGACGAAGAACCCGGCGCGGAGCAACTGGCCGCGTGCCTGGGCGCCACAGTTGGACAACGACACCCCGACGTGCATCTAGTGCTGGCGACACCGCGCGCGGTGGTGCGCCACTTTCTGATTCCGCCGGTGGCCGCGCGCCGCCGGGAGAAGGCGGCGCTCTGGGAGGGGCAGAAGCTTATCCCGTTTCCGCTGCAGGACGGCCAGGCGCTCTTCGGCTTCCAATTCGTCTCGGCCGGCGACCGTGGGTGGATGGTCACGCTGGTGGCAGTGCCGACCGAGGATGTTCAGCCAATCCTGGCGGCGGTGGAGCAATTGCGTTGGACACTGCGAAGCGTCTCGGTGGCCGGGACGCAGTCGTTGGCGCCGTCGTCGTCGTCGCCCAACGAGGAGGTCGTCGCCGTCATTGCCTGGTCGCAGGAACGGGGATCGTTTGCGATTACCCACGGCGGCCAATTGGTATTCCATTACGACCTGGGGCCGATGCCCGCCTTGCCGAGCGGGCTGGCACAGGGTGTTTCGGACAAATTCCTGCCCGCCTGGCAGCGCTGGATCGATTCAATCGGCGTCGCGGTGGGCGATGCGCTCGACTTTCACCTGAACATCAATGCCAGCATCCCGCCGACCAGTCTCTACATCTATGGTCTCCGCCCGGAGCTGGCGCCGCTGCTGTCCGAGTGGGAGTCGCGTTTCCCCGGGGGTGTGATCCTCGCCGATCCGCTGACGGGTTGGCGAGAGCCCTTACCCGATGGCGTGAGCGAATGGTTGTCGATGCATGGCGGTCTGGTGGCGCCGGTCCTCGGCGCGTTGAGTCGCCCGGTGGCGATCGACCTGACGCCGCGGCGGATCCGTCTGGCGCACGCGCAACAGAAACGCGAGCGCATCGCGCGCAGCGCGTTTGTCCTGTGCGCACTGATCGGAATCGTCTGGGGCGGGTTCCTCTGGTCGGAGATCGCCGGCCACCGCAACGTCACGCTACAGGTGCGGGCGGAGTTTGAGCAGTTGCAACGTTCGCCAGTCTCGAGCCGACTGGAGTACACGCTGGCGGGCATCGCGGCCAATCAGCGTATAGCGCAGACGCTCGAGCAACGCGGGGAACCCTGGATGCCCTGGGCCAAATCGGTGTTGGCGGTGCTGCCGCCGAACGCGGCGCTCCGGCGCTTTGATCTGGCCTACCGCGACGACCGTCAGGCGGTGGTCGCCGAAGTGGATGGCACGTTGGCGCCCGGGACGGCGCCCTACGCGCTGACATACCGTGAGTGGTTTGACCGCCTGCGCCCTCTGTGTGCCGCGCCGCCGCTTCTGGTCAGCGAAAAGCACATCGGGGTGGAGGGGGCCGAATCCTCGGCGTTTACCGTCGAACTGATTATGCCGGCCGCACGCCGCGATCCGGGGGGCACGCGATGACGCACCGCCCTCGTTGGATTATCTGGACGGCCGGCACCGTGGTGTACTGTGCCGCCTGGGTTGCGCTGGTGTATCTGCCGCTCCGGCAGCATGAGCAGCGCGAGTCTGCCGAACGCGCCGACTGGCAGATCAAAGTCGAAGACATGCTGCGGCGACTGGATGCCGTGCCCGCGGCGGTTGCGCGCCTCGACTCGTTGGAACGTGCGGTCGCGCTCGGCGCGGGCGTCTTGCCCACGGGGGATTCGCTGGATGCGTTCTTATTGCAGTGGGCCGCGCTGGGCCTATCCCGCGGCATCGCGACCGTCAAGGTCGAACCGGAACTGGCCAGCATGATGGCGCTGAATCTGCCGTCAAACCGATCGTCGTTCGAATTGGACACATTGCTGGTGAATCTTTCGGCCAGCGGGTCGTTTCACAGTATCGGCGGATGGCTGGACGAGATCGAAGCGCAGCCCGCCTTTCGCTTCTGGCGGACCGGACGTTGGGACGATGCGGAAGAGCCGGGGAACGTGCGGTTCTCCGGCATGGCCGCGATTCTGGTGGCGGTGCCGAAGGGGAGGGCTTCATGAGCGCCTCCCGGCGTCGACAGCTTTTGTTCGCGCTCCTGGTAGGGAGCGCCGTCTTCGGTCTGTACATGAAGCCATGGGAGCGGCGGCGTCCGACGGTCGGCTCCGTTGCGGATGAGTCCGCTCCGATGGCGACGAATGTAGCCACGATGACGCCGTCGACCGTTCCGGTGCTTGTGGCGGATGTGGGCTGGCCGGCACGCGATCCATTTGCGCAGCCCGGCGAGTTTCCGACGCGGCGCGACGATCGTCCGAAGGTCGCTGATCGGGCGTCCCTGCCGAGGCCGTCGTTGCGGCTGCAGGGAATCGTCGGTGTTGACGGAACACGATCCTGTGTGATTGGCGGCGAAGTTCACTGCGTCGGAACCACGGTGCAGGGATGGATGATCACGGAGATCGCCGCGGATGGAATCTGGTTGTCGCGGGCAGGGCAGCGGCTGTTTGTGCCGCTGAAGTCGTTCGAGCCGTCCGGGGGGAAATGATGCATCGCCGATTGCTGATTCTGATGTGGGCCGCCACAGTGGCGGGGAACGCCGCGATTGCCTGGTCGAAACCGGCCGCGCGCGATGTCTCGTTGCGCTTCTCATCAACGCCGGTCCCGGTGGTCCTGCGCGCGCTGGCCGAACAGGTCGGATTTGATCTGGTGGTCGGCCCGGGGATCGAGGCCGAGATCGATGTCGACCTCAACGGCGTGCCCTGGGAGACCGCGCTGGATGCGGTGGCCGCAAGCCATGGCCTCTCGTATCAATGGCGCGACGACGTGCTGGTGGTGCTGCCCGGCGGCGAAGGGAATGGATTCTTGACGCACCAAGTGGTGACGCTGCGCTATGCGAATCCACTGGCGGTCAAGACCGTGCTCGCGTCAGTCCTGCGCGCGCCGGCGAAGGTGGAACTGCTGCAGGCGGTGACCACCGGCACGACCGCCGCCACCGCCGCGCCTCCGCCCGTGCTGGTCGTCTCGGAATCGCCGCAGGCGATGCCGGCGCTGCTCGCATTGATTGATTCGCTGGACGTCGAGCGCCCGCAGTTTGAAATCGAAGTGAAGTTCGTGGAGACGACGCTGGACGACAAGATGGATGTGGGGTTCAATTGGCCGACCCGTGTGTCGGCCACGCTCTCCAACCGCGACGCGTCGGGCACCGCCAGCGAGACCAACCAACTCCAGCCCGCCGCCGAGTATGACATCCCCGACGGCAAGATCTGGAAATTCGGCACGCTGAGCATCGATCAACTCACCGGCTTCCTCGACCTGCTCAAGCAGAACGGCAAGTCGAAACTGTTGTCCGACCCGCGCGTGACGGTGGTCGAGTCGGAGCGCGCGGTGATGCGGGTGGCCACCACCATTCCGGTGCAGACGTTGAACCGCTTCTCCGAGGGCGGCACCATCCAGGATATCGTCAGTTTCCAGGATTTGGATGTCGGGATCACGCTGGCGGTAACGCCCCGGCTCAATGAGAACGGTCTGATGACCTTGGATGTCGAGCCGGTGGTCGAGGAGATCACCGGATTCACCGGGCCGGCGGATAATCAGCGGCCGATCACATCCAAACGGACCGTCCGCACCACCGTGCGGGTGAGAGACAATGAGACGGTGGTCATTGGCGGTCTGGTCCGTGAGAACGACATTTCCACCAAGAGCAAACTCTTCCTGCTGGGCGACCTGCCGCTCCTTGGCGGCCTGTTCACCCATTACAAGACACAGAAGCAAAAGACCGATCTGTTGATTTTCATCACGCCGCGTCTGATCACATCGATGGCCGCCAATTAGCGGACTGTCAGGTCCAACTCGAAAAACATCGCCCCCGGCACCGGGTTTTCCCGGTAGGGGGCGATTTCGTTGAAGCCCAGCGCGCGATAGAGCCCGACCGCCGAGCGCATCACCGGCAACGTGTCCAGCCGCATGCGCTCGTAGGGGACATCGCGGGCATCGGCAATCACGCGTTCGGCCAATTGCCGTCCGATCCCCCGACCGCGAAAGGCATCGCGGACATAGAGGCGCTTCATTTCGCAGATGCCCGCTGCGAGACGGCGCAGGGCGACGCATCCGGCGACGTTCTCATCGACATGCGCCAGATACAGCCGTCCGGCCGGGGGAGCATAGCCGCCCGGAAGATCGCGCACTTCGGCGTCGAATCCCTGGAAACAGAGGTCGATGCCGAGCCAACCGGCGTACTCCAGGAACAGCTCCCTCACGGCCGGGATTGCGCGGGCATCATGCGCCGGGCGTATGGCGATGTCCGACATCAGTCGAGTGTCCTCAAGATCGCACGGACCGGCGAGGCATCCATGCCCGCCAGCTTCAGCGGCAAGGCGATGAGCTCGTAAACGCCGGGCGCGGCATCGGCCAAAGTCAGATTTTCCAGCACGCTTACGCCGCCGAGCGCGAGGGTTTTATGCGCGTCCAGACCGTGCGATCCATGCGGATCCACAGAAGGCGTATCCAGGCCGACGAGAACAATCCCCCGGCGCACCAGCCACTCGGCGGCGGCGGGCGTCAGATACGCGTAATCCTCACGCCAGCGGTTGGGATCGCATGAGCCGGTGCGCAACAGCAACCGTGGGGGGATGTGTGCGGGCAGGCGATCCAGGTGCGTCTCAGAGATCGCGCGGGAGCCCGAACAATCGACCAGCAGCGCCTCGCCGATGAACGGCGACAGCTCGGCATCGACCGCGGGTCCGTCGGCGAGGAAGTGACGCGGCGCATCGGCATGAGTTCCGGTGTGCAGACTCATGCTGACGCCGCCGACATTGCAATGATCGCCCCCTGCCATCTGCGCGATCCAGAAGGTCCGAAACGGTGGGTCGCCGGGCCAGACGGCGATGCCCTCATGGAGTGTCTGGCTGATGTCAATGATCCGTGGCATGGCGCCGCCTTTGTGTCAGGGTGGGAGGGCGCTCGACTCGTTGCCGGATGATGGATCCGCTTCGGGTTCATACCCTCGGCAGGCGTTTACCGGCAGCAGCGGGTATTTCGGAAACTCCGATCGCGAGAACGATAGCCGGCAAAGGACAAAGCGCCGGTTCCGGTCGTTGACCACCACACCGGCGTGACGGCAATGGCGGCAGAGTCCGGCTGACGGGGGGATGTCACGTTCATTCGGCATCGTCTCCGCCCACACCGCTGATGTTGACCCGGCAGCCGTCGCCGCCGGGAATGACGACCGCCGCGGGGGCATTCTCCCAGAGGAAGCGTCCCAACTCTTCCATCTCCTCCGGTGTCAGCGCCGCTTCGATTCTGGGGAACAGCTCGCGCTCCTCGAACCGCACGTGCGTTTCCAGCAGATCGGTCAGTTGCGTCAACGGGGCCGCCAAATCAGCGCCGGCGGCCAACGCCGACTCCACATCGAGTATTCGCCGATGGAGCAGGACATGGTCGGTGAGCAGTCGCACCACCTGAGGGTCCTCGGAACTGGCGTGGAGGAGGTACCGTGGGAGCAGCCACTCTTCTTCGTGTCGGAAGTGGGGCAGTAGCGCCTCCGAACGGAAGAGGCTGAACTCCCTGGCGATCTGTTCGAGCCGGGCGCGGTCGGCGCCGTCGCGGATATGTTTGCGCGTGAAGACCACGCTGGTCAAGGCGGCGTGATGATCCCAACTGAGCGGATGTAGATTCCTGTCGCGTTTCATCGTGCGCCTCCCCATTGGCCGGCCGGGATCGCCTGGCGGCGCCGCATGAACCGTTCCAAGTCGCGCGCCACCCCGCGACAGACCGGCGTCCGCCGGCGCCAGTGTCCGCACAGACTCAACCGCATAAGCTCACATACCCGCACACGGTTCCGGTGGGTCCACCGGCGAAGTGGCCCGTGCAGTTGCTCGTCGGTGAGCGCGCGCGGCGGGCCCCATTCGATGATACGAGAGGGCCAGTTTAGCGGCAAGCCGTGAACCTGCTGGCGGTAACGCAGGATCGTCCCGACCGCCAGGGTCGGAATCGGGTCATTGAGCATGTGGAACCGCAGGAAGGCCGGGGTCGTGGCATCCAGATTGCGGCAATCGCTGACATCAGCGAATTCTTGGTCCAACGGGCTGTCGAAAGTCTGCTCAGCCACGCCCTCCCCGAAGCCGGTACCCTCAGTCAGGGTAACGAGCGGGGGCGAAATAGAGGACTGAGTCAGTAAGATTTTGGCTTGCAGTTGCGGCGATGGGGCCGTATATTGAGTTTGGATTTTGGCTTACCCGCCATTTGTCGGATTGACTGTCAACGCCGGCTTGTGCTGAATCAAGTAAGTACCTAGCAACGACAGGGAGATGGTGTCATGAAAGCGCGCCGGTTCACTCTCGCTATGCTCGTGCTGATGTCCGTTACCGTCGCTTTGGCGGCGACGCCGGAGAAGCGTGGAGCCACCAGCACGCGTGTCGCCACGCCTTCGACCCGGACCCCAGGCTCGGATGTGGCCGTGCCGGAACCTGTCAAGCCGGTCGAAACGGACAACGGCGATGTGGCGCCCTTGTCGGAGCCGATCGAGACGGCGGCGCCGGTTCCCGCCGGAGCGGCGGCGGCGGTCAATATGGACTGGTATTCGATTAACAACGGCGGCGCCATCGAAGTGTCCAGTGGGAATATCAAGATGGGGTTGTCGGTTGGACAGAATGCCGTGGGTGAGGTGTCAGCCGGCAACATCAAGATGGGCTTGGGCTTCTGGTATGGCGCCGCGGGCGGCGCCGCCCCCAGCTGTGCCTGCGATTGTTTTGCCGATCCGGAGTGCGACGGTGTGACCAACATCTTCGATGTCACACACCTCGTCAATGTGGCGTTTCGCAATGGGGCCGATATCCCTGAACCTAATGTCCTCTGCCCGGTGGAGAACACCACCGACGTTGACTGCAACGGCGTGACCGACGTCTTCGACGTGACGCACATGGTCAACGTGGCGTTCCGCGGCGGCGACCCGTCCGTCGAATTCTGCGATCCTTGCGCTCCCAATCTATGATTGCCACGCTGCAGGAGTTGATTGTCATCGCCCGGAGTTGTTGTCCGGGCGATGTTATTTGGGGGGCGGTGCGCACGCTCGCGCTCTTGTGCGTCCTTGTGCTTTCCCCTGTCGTTGATATCCGCGCCGCGGTCGATTACGTGTGGTGCGGAGCGGTCACGCCGACAACGGCGCGTATAAAGGCCAAGGCGCAAGCCGAGGGAGCCGTGGCGCGGGCGGTGTACGCCACCGATTCGGCTCTGGGGAGTCCGGTCTACTCGTTGCCCGATACTGCCGCGGATGCCGTCAATCATGGGGTGGTCGAACTTTCGCTCTCCGGGTTGGCGCCCTCGACGAGGTATTTCTATGCGATCGAAATCGATGGCGCCGTCGATACGCTGAAGCGGGGGGAATTCACCACGATGCCGCCCGACGGCGCGGCCATCTTCACGATCGCTCTTGGTTCCTGCGCCTCGACCGGTTCGAATCATGCCGTGTTCCAGACCATCCGCGGCCACCGGCCGCTTCTGTTTCTGCACACCGGCGACTTTCACTACCAGAACATTGCTGTCAACGACGCCTCCCTTTTCCGCGCGGCCTATGCGACCGTGCTGGCCGCGCCGAATCAGTCGGCGCTCTATCGCAGCACGGCGATCGACTATATCTGGGACGATCACGACTATGGCCCCAACAACAGCGATTCGACCGCGCCGGGACGGTCGGCATCGCGGCTGACCTACCAGGAACAGGTGCCCCACTATCCGTTGCCGGCCGGAGGCGGCGATGTGCCGATTTATCACACCTTCGCCATCGGACGCGCCCTGTTCATCGTGACTGATTCACGATCGGAGCGCAGCCCGGCTTCAGCGGTCGATGACGCCAGCAAGACCATGCTCGGTGCGACCCAGAAGGCCTGGTTCAAGCAGACGCTGCTGGATGCCCAGGGTGTCTATCCACTCAAAGTCTGGGTCAATACGTTGCCGTGGATCGGCCTCACCGGTGATGACGGGTGGCACCTGTACACCAACGAACGGCGTGAGATCTCCGACTTTATCAAGGACAACAGGATCACCGGCCTGTGCATGCTCTCCGGTGATGCCCACATGCTGGCGATTGATGATGGCACAAATAGTGACTATGCCACCGGCGGCGGGGCTGGGTTTCCCGTCTTCCACGCCGCGGCGCTCGACCGAACCGGGAGTATCAAGGGCGGCCCCTACAGCGAGGGGGCCTATCCCGGCGCCGGGCAATACGGACTCATGACTGTCATCGACTCGGGTGGTTCCGAAATCCGAGTGGTCTGGAGTGGCCGGACGGCCGCCGACGTTCAGCGCGTCGGTCATTCGTTCACCGTCCCGGCCGAACCGCTGCCCTGCGATTGCGCCCGTCATGGCGACGTGGCTGGAGACGACGGCGTGGCGACTGTGTTCGATCTGGTCAGTCTGATTGACCATGTCTTCCGGGGCGCCGCCGCGCCGGTCCGCGACCTGGTCTGCCCGCATCTGCACCGCGGCGACCTCAATTGCGATGCCGCCGCCGATGTTGTGGATGTCGTGTTGATGGTGCAGCGCGCTTTTCGCGGCGGGATGGAACTCTGCGCCCCGT contains:
- a CDS encoding alkaline phosphatase D family protein; its protein translation is MIATLQELIVIARSCCPGDVIWGAVRTLALLCVLVLSPVVDIRAAVDYVWCGAVTPTTARIKAKAQAEGAVARAVYATDSALGSPVYSLPDTAADAVNHGVVELSLSGLAPSTRYFYAIEIDGAVDTLKRGEFTTMPPDGAAIFTIALGSCASTGSNHAVFQTIRGHRPLLFLHTGDFHYQNIAVNDASLFRAAYATVLAAPNQSALYRSTAIDYIWDDHDYGPNNSDSTAPGRSASRLTYQEQVPHYPLPAGGGDVPIYHTFAIGRALFIVTDSRSERSPASAVDDASKTMLGATQKAWFKQTLLDAQGVYPLKVWVNTLPWIGLTGDDGWHLYTNERREISDFIKDNRITGLCMLSGDAHMLAIDDGTNSDYATGGGAGFPVFHAAALDRTGSIKGGPYSEGAYPGAGQYGLMTVIDSGGSEIRVVWSGRTAADVQRVGHSFTVPAEPLPCDCARHGDVAGDDGVATVFDLVSLIDHVFRGAAAPVRDLVCPHLHRGDLNCDAAADVVDVVLMVQRAFRGGMELCAPCDCPPYPAICP
- a CDS encoding cyclase family protein, which translates into the protein MPRIIDISQTLHEGIAVWPGDPPFRTFWIAQMAGGDHCNVGGVSMSLHTGTHADAPRHFLADGPAVDAELSPFIGEALLVDCSGSRAISETHLDRLPAHIPPRLLLRTGSCDPNRWREDYAYLTPAAAEWLVRRGIVLVGLDTPSVDPHGSHGLDAHKTLALGGVSVLENLTLADAAPGVYELIALPLKLAGMDASPVRAILRTLD
- a CDS encoding hemerythrin domain-containing protein, yielding MKRDRNLHPLSWDHHAALTSVVFTRKHIRDGADRARLEQIAREFSLFRSEALLPHFRHEEEWLLPRYLLHASSEDPQVVRLLTDHVLLHRRILDVESALAAGADLAAPLTQLTDLLETHVRFEERELFPRIEAALTPEEMEELGRFLWENAPAAVVIPGGDGCRVNISGVGGDDAE